Proteins encoded within one genomic window of Geotalea daltonii FRC-32:
- the rlmN gene encoding 23S rRNA (adenine(2503)-C(2))-methyltransferase RlmN, translating to MEKVDIKNFTLSQLEAHITGQGKERFRAKQIFKWLYQQNATSFAQMTNLSKDFRAELEKTARISNLEAEAVESSADGTKKYLFRLSDGNAVESVLIPDEDRNTLCISSQVGCAMGCEFCLTGTFRLTRNLTTAEIVNQVCAVKKNEPVRNIVFMGMGEPLANLENVIGALRILTDPDGFQFSTRKVTLSTAGLVPEMAELGAAVMVNLAISMNATTDEVRDRIMPVNRRYPLKELLAACKAFPLPSRRWITVEYVMIKGVNDSLDDAKRLVRLISTFPSKVNLIPFNEHEGCDLRTPTQDSIDRFHKFLLDKHVTVITRSSRGSDISAACGQLKGRLDKVTTGGN from the coding sequence ATGGAAAAAGTAGATATAAAAAACTTTACCCTGTCCCAGCTGGAAGCCCATATTACCGGTCAAGGCAAGGAACGTTTCCGAGCCAAACAGATTTTCAAATGGCTTTACCAGCAAAATGCCACCTCATTCGCCCAGATGACCAATCTCTCCAAGGATTTCAGGGCTGAGCTGGAAAAAACTGCCCGGATCAGCAACCTGGAAGCGGAGGCGGTGGAGTCCTCTGCCGATGGGACAAAGAAATATCTCTTCCGTTTGTCAGATGGCAATGCTGTCGAATCGGTACTTATCCCCGATGAAGATCGCAATACCCTTTGCATTTCCAGCCAGGTTGGCTGTGCCATGGGCTGCGAGTTCTGCCTTACCGGCACCTTCAGGCTGACACGAAATTTGACTACTGCCGAGATTGTCAATCAGGTTTGTGCGGTTAAAAAGAATGAACCTGTCCGCAACATTGTTTTTATGGGGATGGGCGAGCCTTTGGCCAATCTTGAAAATGTTATCGGCGCGTTGCGCATTCTGACCGATCCGGATGGCTTTCAATTCTCAACCCGCAAAGTGACCTTGTCTACAGCCGGCCTTGTACCCGAGATGGCAGAACTGGGGGCCGCGGTTATGGTAAATCTTGCCATTTCGATGAATGCCACTACCGACGAGGTCCGTGACAGGATCATGCCGGTCAACCGTCGCTATCCCCTGAAGGAACTTCTTGCAGCCTGCAAAGCTTTTCCTCTCCCTTCGCGACGCTGGATAACCGTTGAATACGTGATGATCAAAGGGGTTAATGATTCGCTCGACGATGCAAAGCGCCTGGTGAGACTCATCAGCACATTCCCGTCAAAGGTGAATCTGATACCATTCAATGAGCATGAAGGCTGTGATCTGAGGACGCCGACGCAGGACTCCATTGACCGGTTCCACAAATTTCTTCTCGATAAGCATGTGACGGTCATTACCCGCTCAAGTCGGGGCAGCGATATTTCCGCAGCATGTGGGCAGTTGAAAGGGCGACTGGATAAGGTGACGACAGGAGGCAATTAG
- a CDS encoding protein-L-isoaspartate(D-aspartate) O-methyltransferase — MIVDKSMAVHRERMIKEHLIARGISDEAVLKAMGDVPREVFVMEGEERLAYEDYPLPISHGQTISQPYMVAYMTESLELSSEDTVLEIGTGSGYAAAVLSRIVKKVYSVERIAELATSARQRLIKLGYDNIEIMAGDGSLGWPEHGPYDAIVVTAGAPELPKALLQQLKVSGRLVVPVGSYQTLQMLVRARRKSGSDFTVEELCAVRFVPLYGAEGW, encoded by the coding sequence ATGATTGTTGATAAATCAATGGCCGTGCACCGTGAAAGGATGATCAAGGAGCATCTGATCGCCAGGGGCATTAGCGATGAGGCGGTGTTGAAGGCGATGGGCGATGTCCCGCGGGAGGTTTTTGTCATGGAAGGAGAGGAGCGCCTTGCCTATGAGGATTACCCATTGCCCATCAGCCACGGTCAGACCATTTCCCAGCCCTATATGGTTGCATATATGACCGAATCACTGGAACTTTCTTCAGAAGACACCGTTCTGGAGATAGGTACCGGTTCTGGCTATGCTGCAGCTGTTTTGAGTCGCATCGTCAAGAAGGTTTATTCGGTGGAGCGGATCGCGGAACTGGCAACAAGCGCCCGTCAGCGACTGATTAAATTGGGGTATGACAATATTGAAATTATGGCAGGCGATGGTTCACTGGGCTGGCCAGAACATGGACCATATGATGCCATTGTTGTCACAGCCGGCGCTCCCGAGTTACCCAAAGCCCTTTTGCAGCAGTTGAAGGTTAGTGGCCGACTAGTGGTTCCGGTCGGTTCCTACCAGACACTGCAGATGCTGGTGCGAGCCAGACGGAAAAGTGGATCGGACTTCACAGTTGAAGAGCTATGTGCGGTGAGATTTGTCCCTCTTTATGGTGCTGAAGGCTGGTAA
- a CDS encoding adenosine-specific kinase — protein sequence MNLEMHAVKIDIPDGCNLILGQTHFVKTVEDLYEIMVATVPKARFGIAFTEASGPCLIRTEGNDDELIHSCVTSMQAIGAGHVFCIVMGDAFPINVLNPIKNCPEVCQIYCATANPLQVIVASTDKGWGVVGVIDGFPPKGVETDADRNERRAMLRKMGYKR from the coding sequence ATGAACCTTGAGATGCACGCCGTAAAGATAGACATCCCCGACGGATGTAACCTTATCCTTGGACAGACCCATTTCGTCAAAACGGTGGAGGATCTCTATGAAATCATGGTTGCCACGGTACCGAAAGCGCGTTTCGGCATTGCATTCACAGAGGCATCCGGACCTTGCCTGATTCGCACGGAAGGAAACGATGACGAACTGATTCACAGTTGCGTAACGAGCATGCAGGCCATCGGTGCCGGTCATGTTTTCTGCATAGTCATGGGGGATGCATTTCCCATCAATGTCCTGAACCCCATAAAAAACTGTCCTGAAGTCTGCCAGATCTATTGCGCTACGGCCAATCCGCTACAGGTAATAGTCGCTTCAACGGACAAGGGCTGGGGGGTCGTTGGCGTGATAGACGGATTTCCGCCAAAAGGGGTGGAGACTGACGCTGACCGTAATGAGCGGCGGGCTATGCTGCGAAAGATGGGCTACAAACGGTGA
- the rpsA gene encoding 30S ribosomal protein S1 — translation MSTNDEKEELESAEESFADLFEKSFSAQTRLEPGQKIDAKIMKISGDWIFLDTGRKGEGVLEKKELLNADGEVTVKEGETITTWFLGMVNNELRFTTKLGSGAAGKSQLEDAWRNGIPVDGHVEKEVKGGFEVKISGSVRAFCPYSQIAMRRLDNGADVIGKHLSFRITEYGENGRNLVLSHRAILEEEAAKQKEAQKEILKEGMTVRGTITSIRDFGAFVSIGSIEGLLPISELGWTRVKDVSEVLSVGQNVEVVVKQIDWEHDRISFSLKDTLADPWDNVAANYPEGSFHRGQVARLAQFGAFVTLASGIDGLIHISKLGAGKRINHPREVLKEGETVEVKVESVDRENRRLSLSLAEVSRAAEEEERTIEDFRRSSAESATKTMGTLGDLLKTKLEKTKK, via the coding sequence ATGAGCACGAATGATGAAAAAGAGGAATTGGAATCGGCAGAAGAGAGCTTTGCCGACCTGTTTGAAAAAAGTTTTTCCGCACAGACCCGCCTGGAGCCGGGACAGAAGATAGACGCAAAAATCATGAAGATAAGCGGCGACTGGATTTTCCTCGACACCGGCCGAAAAGGGGAGGGAGTCCTCGAGAAAAAAGAACTTTTGAATGCTGATGGCGAGGTAACCGTTAAAGAAGGTGAAACCATCACCACTTGGTTTTTGGGTATGGTAAACAATGAGTTGCGCTTCACTACAAAGCTGGGGAGTGGCGCGGCGGGAAAGTCACAACTGGAAGATGCATGGAGAAACGGAATTCCTGTTGACGGCCATGTGGAAAAGGAGGTCAAGGGAGGATTTGAGGTCAAGATCAGCGGCAGTGTTCGTGCCTTCTGCCCTTACTCTCAGATTGCCATGCGCAGGCTCGACAATGGGGCAGATGTCATCGGAAAACATCTATCTTTCAGAATAACTGAATATGGAGAGAATGGCCGGAACTTGGTCCTTTCCCACAGGGCAATATTGGAAGAAGAGGCGGCAAAGCAGAAGGAAGCACAGAAGGAAATCCTCAAGGAAGGGATGACAGTGAGGGGTACCATCACCTCCATCCGTGATTTTGGCGCCTTCGTATCCATCGGCAGTATTGAAGGACTGCTTCCCATCTCCGAGCTGGGCTGGACCAGGGTAAAGGATGTAAGCGAGGTGCTTTCCGTGGGCCAGAACGTGGAAGTGGTCGTAAAGCAGATCGATTGGGAGCACGACAGGATTTCTTTCAGCCTCAAGGATACCCTTGCCGATCCTTGGGATAACGTGGCCGCCAACTACCCTGAAGGCTCTTTTCATAGGGGGCAGGTGGCCCGCTTGGCTCAGTTTGGCGCTTTCGTTACACTTGCTTCCGGCATCGACGGGCTGATTCACATCTCCAAGCTTGGTGCCGGCAAGCGTATCAACCATCCCAGAGAAGTCCTGAAGGAAGGGGAAACCGTAGAGGTCAAGGTAGAGAGCGTGGACAGGGAGAACAGGCGGCTGTCGCTGTCACTTGCTGAAGTGAGCAGGGCAGCGGAAGAAGAAGAGCGGACGATTGAAGATTTCCGCCGTTCCTCTGCTGAAAGCGCAACAAAGACCATGGGCACCCTGGGCGATTTGCTCAAGACAAAGCTGGAAAAGACAAAAAAATAG
- the mtnP gene encoding S-methyl-5'-thioadenosine phosphorylase — translation MSGQVIGIIGGSGLYELDGLTDVRSVSMTTPFGDPSDDFITGTLDGVRMVFLPRHGKGHRLLPSEINFRANIYGMKKLGVTHLISVSAVGSMKEEIVPGHIVIPDQFIDRTNASRVNTFFGNGIVAHAQFADPVCSELSDSLYTAAQAAGATVHRGGTYICMEGPAFSTRAESVMYRSFGASIIGMTNVPEAKLAREAEICYGVIALATDYDCWHESHEDVSIDAILEIVRKNVTMAKAIIKNAVGRIGRDRKCSCASAMQYAVITDRAVIPPQTRANLDIIIGKYL, via the coding sequence ATGAGCGGACAGGTAATAGGTATAATTGGCGGTAGTGGCCTTTATGAGCTGGATGGGCTGACAGATGTACGAAGTGTTTCCATGACAACCCCATTTGGAGATCCTTCCGACGATTTTATTACCGGTACTCTGGATGGAGTGCGGATGGTTTTTTTACCACGCCATGGCAAAGGGCACCGGCTCTTGCCTTCAGAGATCAATTTTCGTGCAAATATATACGGAATGAAAAAGCTGGGCGTGACACACCTGATTTCCGTTTCAGCGGTGGGGAGCATGAAGGAAGAAATCGTTCCCGGCCATATTGTCATACCTGATCAGTTTATAGACCGCACCAATGCCAGCCGTGTCAATACCTTTTTCGGCAATGGCATTGTTGCCCATGCCCAGTTTGCCGATCCGGTCTGCTCCGAGCTTTCGGACAGCCTCTATACCGCAGCTCAGGCCGCAGGCGCGACTGTTCACAGGGGGGGAACCTACATCTGCATGGAGGGCCCGGCATTTTCAACTCGGGCAGAATCTGTCATGTATCGTTCTTTTGGCGCCTCGATTATCGGAATGACCAATGTCCCCGAAGCCAAGCTGGCCAGGGAGGCAGAAATCTGTTACGGAGTCATAGCTCTGGCTACCGATTATGACTGCTGGCATGAATCCCATGAGGACGTATCCATTGATGCCATACTGGAAATAGTCCGAAAGAACGTTACCATGGCAAAGGCCATAATCAAAAATGCCGTCGGCCGTATTGGCAGAGATAGAAAATGTAGTTGCGCTTCTGCCATGCAGTATGCGGTTATCACCGACAGGGCAGTGATTCCCCCGCAAACGAGGGCGAATCTGGATATCATCATCGGAAAATATCTCTAA
- the ndk gene encoding nucleoside-diphosphate kinase, with protein MERTFAIIKPDAVERNISGKVLDRIEGAGFKIVGMKKIHLTKKEAEGFYYVHKERPFFNDLCTFMSRNPVIVLALEKDNAIAAWRELMGATNPANADAGTIRKDLGVSIEENTVHGSDSPESAAFEIPYFFSSLELV; from the coding sequence ATGGAAAGAACATTTGCAATTATTAAACCTGATGCCGTGGAAAGAAATATATCCGGCAAAGTTCTCGATAGGATAGAAGGAGCAGGATTCAAGATTGTCGGCATGAAAAAAATTCATCTGACAAAAAAAGAGGCTGAGGGATTTTACTACGTCCACAAAGAACGTCCTTTTTTTAATGACCTCTGTACTTTTATGTCCAGGAATCCGGTTATAGTGCTTGCTCTTGAAAAAGATAATGCCATTGCCGCCTGGCGTGAATTGATGGGCGCCACCAACCCTGCCAATGCCGATGCCGGAACGATTAGAAAGGATCTTGGTGTAAGCATCGAAGAAAATACCGTTCATGGGTCCGATTCCCCCGAATCTGCTGCTTTTGAGATCCCATACTTCTTCAGCTCGCTCGAACTGGTTTAG
- a CDS encoding RluA family pseudouridine synthase yields the protein MLEFKVSAADHCRQLEGFLHVILPDASPSYVRKLASSVHVRVNDHPAESSSVLCLEDVITIKESGKTKALLRSVRPDLEILFEDTWIVVFNKPPGLPMHRAAEVDDVNLVDVGSRLLNRRDGGNGKLRPVNRLDRGTSGAVILAKSSTAAGMFGRQLKEDGLDKLYLAIVDGRLQGEGTITVPLGGKEAETRYKTLFNGLRHALVAVYPITGRMHQIRLHFKSIGHPICGDVRYGGSILNELRGHALHSFRSSIIHPATGESVKVFAPLPEDFLQVVKSIAGEEYIPILQALSDLP from the coding sequence ATGCTTGAGTTCAAAGTTTCCGCGGCTGATCACTGTCGCCAGCTGGAGGGCTTCCTTCATGTCATACTACCGGATGCTTCACCTTCGTATGTACGTAAACTCGCATCATCCGTTCATGTCCGTGTCAACGATCATCCGGCAGAAAGCTCTTCTGTCCTTTGTCTTGAAGATGTCATTACCATAAAGGAAAGCGGCAAAACAAAAGCGCTGCTGCGTTCGGTGAGACCGGATCTGGAGATTCTTTTTGAAGATACCTGGATAGTCGTTTTCAACAAGCCACCTGGGTTGCCCATGCATCGAGCTGCAGAAGTTGATGACGTAAACCTGGTGGATGTGGGGTCACGGTTGCTGAACAGGCGGGATGGAGGCAATGGAAAACTCAGACCAGTGAACAGGCTTGATCGTGGCACATCTGGTGCGGTCATCCTGGCCAAAAGTTCCACAGCTGCCGGAATGTTCGGCAGGCAACTGAAAGAAGACGGTCTGGACAAGCTGTATCTGGCCATTGTCGATGGGAGACTGCAAGGGGAAGGTACCATCACTGTTCCACTTGGAGGAAAGGAGGCCGAAACACGCTACAAGACCCTTTTCAATGGACTCCGCCATGCCTTGGTCGCTGTCTATCCCATTACCGGACGAATGCATCAGATCCGTCTGCATTTCAAGTCGATAGGTCATCCCATATGCGGCGATGTCCGCTACGGCGGTTCAATCTTAAACGAGCTGCGAGGTCATGCCCTCCATTCCTTCAGATCTTCAATCATTCACCCTGCGACGGGAGAGTCCGTAAAGGTTTTTGCCCCTTTGCCCGAAGACTTTCTGCAGGTCGTGAAATCGATTGCTGGAGAGGAGTATATCCCCATACTTCAAGCCCTGTCTGATCTTCCTTGA